A region of Phyllostomus discolor isolate MPI-MPIP mPhyDis1 chromosome 15, mPhyDis1.pri.v3, whole genome shotgun sequence DNA encodes the following proteins:
- the LOC114512472 gene encoding complement factor H-related protein 3 isoform X9 → MNKHPGSALKFRLTLTTAHEADSHPTEHGWDIRVDTPSGMPTMLLSLISVIVTLWVSRAHGQETTCDPPAIANGVYAPLRTKYRLEDVITYSCDHGLYPSSHGNTANCTEGGWAPPPRCSLKPCEYPEIKHGYLSWRSRYLGNFPAFVGQQFYYYCDGNYVPPTQDNWGTIICTTDGWSPDIPCLRKCVANNLEHGHSPRKEQTYLPGESVRIFCHPGYSLQNRESLVTCTENGWSPPLSCLKHCDMPLFENATPTITGKVFRPNDTLDYQCLDGYENRDGHTMGSLLCGEDGWSHLPSCFKSAEKCGPPPAVGNGDITSVPLAAYPPGSRVEYQCQAYYELQGPKYVTCSDAKWSEPPKCLDACVISEEMMEKYNIRLKWKRDNKLYSKTNDTVEFVCRSGYRQKSARSTFRVMCQEGKLTYPTCE, encoded by the exons ATGAACAAACATCCTGGCAGTGCCCTGAAATTCAGGCTCACACTAACAACCGCTCACGAGGCAGACTCACACCCCACAGAGCACGGCTGGGATATTCGTGTTGATACACCATCAGGGATGCCCACCATGCTGCTGTCCCTGATCAGTGTCATTGTCACCTTGTGGGTCTCCCGGGCTCATGGACAAG aaaCAACCTGTGATCCTCCAGCTATTGCCAATGGTGTCTATGCACCTCTCAGGACCAAATACAGACTGGAAGATGTAATCACCTACAGCTGTGACCATGGCCTTTATCCCTCCTCCCACGGAAATACAGCAAACTGCACTGAAGGAGGCTGGGCACCTCCTCCCAGATGTAGCC TTAAGCCATgtgaatatccagaaataaagCATGGGTACCTATCCTGGAGAAGCAGATATTTAGGAAACTTCCCAGCTTTTGTGGGGCAACAGTTTTACTACTACTGTGATGGCAACTATGTGCCGCCTACACAAGACAACTGGGGCACAATTATTTGCACAACAGATGGATGGTCGCCGGACATTCCCTGCCTCC GAAAATGTGTTGCCAACAATTTGGAGCATGGACATTCTCCACGTAAGGAACAAACATATTTACCCGGAGAATCTGTAAGAATTTTCTGCCACCCTGGTTACAGTCTTCAAAATCGGGAGAGCTTAGTCACATGCACGGAGAATGGCTGGTCCCCACCTCTCTCTTGCCTCA AACATTGTGACATGCCACTGTTTGAGAATGCCACACCCACCATCACTGGAAAAGTGTTTAGGCCCAATGACACGCTGGACTACCAGTGCCTGGATGGCTACGAAAACAGAGATGGACACACTATGGGCTCCCTGCTGTGTGGGGAGGATGGCTGGTCCCACTTGCCAAGCTGCTTCA AGTCTGCAGAAAAGTGCGGGCCTCCTCCAGCTGTTGGCAATGGAGACATCACCTCCGTCCCACTAGCTGCCTACCCTCCTGGGTCAAGAGTTGAATACCAATGCCAGGCCTACTATGAACTTCAGGGTCCTAAATACGTAACCTGCAGTGATGCTAAGTGGTCCGAACCCCCAAAATGTCTAG ATGCATGTGTAATATcagaagaaatgatggaaaaatataacATACGGTTAAAATGGAAAAGGGACAACAAACTTTATTCGAAAACAAATGATACTGTTGAGTTCGTCTGTCGATCTGGGTATCGTCAAAAGTCAGCACGTTCCACATTCCGGGTAATGTGTCAGGAAGGAAAACTGACGTATCCCACTTGTGAATGA
- the LOC114512471 gene encoding complement factor H-related protein 4-like — protein sequence MGMTGLYTQCLQFYHKIYNCQLCFPLEHCDMPMFENATPTITGKVFRPSDTPDYQCLDGYETQDGHTVGSLLCGEDGWSHLPSCFKSAEKCGPPPAVGNGDITPVPLAAYPLGSRVEYQCQAYYELQGPKYVTCSDAKWSEPLKCIDPCVISEEILNENNIRLKGKKDKTHYTKTGDIIEFTCKPGHSAVTSGQSLEAVCGEGTVQLPKCE from the exons ATGGGGATGACAGGCTTGTATACCCAGTGCCTACAGTTTTACCATAAG ATATACAACTGTCAACTCTGCTTCCCTCTTGAACATTGTGACATGCCGATGTTTGAGAATGCCACACCCACCATCACTGGAAAAGTGTTTAGGCCCAGTGACACGCCGGACTACCAGTGCCTGGATGGGTACGAAACCCAAGATGGACACACTGTGGGCTCCCTGCTGTGTGGGGAGGATGGCTGGTCCCACTTGCCAAGCTGCTTca AATCTGCGGAAAAGTGCGGGCCTCCTCCAGCTGTTGGCAATGGAGACATCACCCCCGTCCCACTGGCTGCCTACCCTCTGGGGTCAAGAGTTGAATACCAATGCCAGGCCTACTATGAACTTCAGGGTCCTAAATACGTAACCTGCAGTGATGCTAAGTGGTCCGAACCCCTGAAATGTATAG ATCCCTGTGTCATATCTGAAGAAATCCTGAATGAAAATAACATAAGgttgaaagggaaaaaggacaagACACACTACACAAAAACAGGGGATATCATAGAATTTACGTGTAAACCGGGACACAGTGCGGTGACATCAGGGCAGTCACTTGAAGCCGTGTGTGGGGAAGGGACAGTGCAGCTGCCCAAATGTGAATGA